In Streptomyces sp. ML-6, the genomic stretch CATGTTGGACACGGTGAAGCCGGTGAACACCACGGCGATGGCCGTGGCCCGACGGGAGGGTGCGACCAGGCTGCTGGCGATGGTGATCGCGATCCCGAGGAAGCTGCCGAGCATCGCCCCGGCGAGCGCCCGCGAGGCCGACACGACCAGCAGGGAGCCGGTGACCGCGGTGAGGGCGTTGGCGGCCATGAACACCAGGGCAAGGCCGATCACCAGGGGCTTGCGGGGCAGACGCATCGTGGCGGCCGCGACGAGCGGTCCGCCGATCATCGCGCCGAGCGCGAAGCTGGTGGTGACCCAGCCGGCCCGGGACACGGACACTCCCAGGTCGTCACTGATGAGCGGCAGCAGACCGTTGGGGACCAGTTCGGCTGTCCCCAGGGCGAAGGCGGTCAGAGCGAGAGCAATGATGGGCAAAGGCATGCTCTCGATCCTGGGAGAAGTCCTGGTCAGCTACCAGATCTCTTCTTTTGCACGCCCTGGGAAGGGTGGCACTCACAGGGATATGGTCGCGCCCGCCTGCATCGCTTTAGGGTTGATTCATGAATGATCCGGGTGATCTGGCCGTCTTCCTCCGGGCCAAGCGCGCCGCGCTGCCGCCGGAGGCCACTCCCCTGAACGGGTTCGGAGTCCGCCGCCGGGTCCCGGGCCTGCGACGGGAAGAGGTCGCCCAGCTGGCGGGCGTCAGCGTCACTTACTACACCCGGCTGGAACAGGGCCACAGCCGTCACGCCTCCGACGAGGTTCTGCTCGCGCTGGCCCGGGCCCTGCAACTCTCGGTCACGGAGACGGAACACCTGCTCGACCTGGCGCGGGCCAAACGTATCCCTGCCGCGGCAGACCACGGCCCGGAGACGGTCAGCCCGAACGCCCGCACACTGCTCTCCCTGGTCGCCACCCGGCCTGCCATCATCCTGGGACGCCGCAACGACGTACTGGCCTGGAACGACCTGGGACACGCCCTGATCGCCCCGCACCTGCCCGCCGACGCTCCCGACCACCCCAGCACCCAGCCGTCCCTGCCCCGCCTGCTCTTCCTCGACCCCCAGGCCCGTGCCCTCTACCGGGATTGGGGCAAGGAGGCGGCCGACTATGTCGCGTACCTGCGGCTGATCAGCGGGAAGTACCCGGACGACGAAGTCCTGACCCGCATGATCGGCGAGCTGTGCGTGAGGGACGACGCCTTCGCCGCCCTGTGGGCGTCCGGACGCGTCGGCGAATGCGTCGCCGGAACCAAGCACATGATCCACCCGGGCGCGGGCCACGTGACCGTCGACTTCCAGCTCTGGGCCCAGTCCGACCGGCCCGACCAGCGCCTGGAGATCTACGAACTCCGCAACGATCCCGACGACTCGCGCGTCCGCGCGCTCCTCACCGCGCCCACCCTGCTGGCAGGCACCCGATGAGCCTGCCACCGCCAGCGCCGGGCTGACCACCGTTCTACGCAGGGTCCACCCACAAGGACCGCTCACCCGGACGGATTGCTGTCCGTGGACACGGCGTGATCTCCAGGTCCTCGGCATCCATCCCGG encodes the following:
- a CDS encoding helix-turn-helix transcriptional regulator; translated protein: MNDPGDLAVFLRAKRAALPPEATPLNGFGVRRRVPGLRREEVAQLAGVSVTYYTRLEQGHSRHASDEVLLALARALQLSVTETEHLLDLARAKRIPAAADHGPETVSPNARTLLSLVATRPAIILGRRNDVLAWNDLGHALIAPHLPADAPDHPSTQPSLPRLLFLDPQARALYRDWGKEAADYVAYLRLISGKYPDDEVLTRMIGELCVRDDAFAALWASGRVGECVAGTKHMIHPGAGHVTVDFQLWAQSDRPDQRLEIYELRNDPDDSRVRALLTAPTLLAGTR